A region of Streptomyces sp. NBC_01750 DNA encodes the following proteins:
- a CDS encoding carbohydrate ABC transporter permease, with protein sequence MRPRLYPVFKYTVIAVWACFVAGPFFWAMTTSFKDANAVQGGATYLPWIQYQPTATGWRNIFGGAGGIDVIQPFINSAIVTIAASAISLVLGSLAAYALSRYRFKIGFIKNSDIVFFFVSQRIMPPVVLVIPFFYLLQWAGLLDSIAGLVIVTVALLLPIAVWVMVDFFNGIPREIDEMAMLDGCGPLQTFVRAILPNSLPGLTVAAMFCAVFGWNDFFFAFRLTFTEVQTLPQAVVALNSSIPPWWTLSAAALFGVAPLVLLAIWVERYLSKGNLSGAVR encoded by the coding sequence ATGAGGCCGCGCCTTTACCCCGTATTCAAGTACACCGTGATCGCAGTGTGGGCCTGCTTCGTCGCGGGACCGTTCTTCTGGGCCATGACGACCAGTTTCAAGGACGCCAACGCAGTGCAGGGCGGCGCCACATATCTTCCCTGGATCCAGTACCAGCCCACCGCCACCGGCTGGCGCAACATCTTCGGCGGAGCCGGTGGCATCGATGTGATCCAGCCCTTCATCAACAGTGCCATCGTCACCATCGCCGCCTCGGCCATCAGCCTCGTTCTCGGATCCCTGGCCGCCTACGCGTTGTCCCGCTACCGGTTCAAGATCGGCTTCATCAAGAACAGCGACATCGTCTTCTTCTTCGTGTCACAACGGATCATGCCGCCCGTCGTCCTGGTGATCCCTTTCTTCTATCTACTGCAGTGGGCGGGCCTCCTGGACAGCATCGCGGGACTGGTCATCGTGACGGTCGCCCTGCTGCTGCCGATCGCGGTGTGGGTGATGGTGGACTTCTTCAACGGCATCCCGCGTGAGATCGACGAGATGGCCATGCTCGACGGATGCGGGCCGTTGCAGACCTTCGTGCGGGCGATCCTGCCGAACTCCCTGCCCGGGCTGACCGTGGCCGCGATGTTCTGCGCGGTGTTCGGCTGGAACGACTTCTTCTTCGCCTTCAGGCTGACCTTCACCGAGGTCCAGACTCTGCCCCAGGCGGTCGTCGCCCTCAACTCGTCCATCCCGCCCTGGTGGACCCTGTCCGCGGCTGCCCTGTTCGGTGTGGCGCCGCTGGTCCTGCTCGCCATCTGGGTGGAGCGCTATCTGTCAAAAGGCAACCTGTCGGGAGCAGTCCGATGA
- a CDS encoding TIGR02680 family protein — translation MNRALTALPSPAPGRWRPLRIGLVDLFHYDVEEFWFRDGRLLLRGNNGTGKSKVLALTLPFLLDGDLSARRVEPDGDPGKRMEWNLLLGGEHPHPERLGYTWIEFGRLDETTGEPHFRTLLCGLKAVAGRGIARHWFALTDQRIGAGLDLLDATGTALSRDRLAEAVGSRGMVYDTAKTYRRAVDEALFGLGERRYGALVDLLIQLRQPQLSKRPNEAALSRALTEALPPMDQAVIADAAEAFRSLDEEKEELRAAREAEQASSGFLDHYRRYARIASRRRARLPRREHARYEHLQRELLKAQGDRDRAVADRTEAQARGAALDERAARLSTQDAALRSGPEMRDARALDQAAVDASRTAGELTRAEADRQTAAEAHTRALGRLATASNRLTAAQETLDDIQGRVAESAAAARLDVPRTQGAPDAALRRKADEATASRRRAVEHVEDLATRGERTEETRRAAQLRADEADEEVVHSRERLAEAEESVAEAGRVLITAVKEHLSGCVELRVPGLPGVLDAVQDWASSLDGPHPARAAAAAPHRTAASQLADRAAGLTHREAARAERRRLAAEELTALESGGERGPFAPYTRTPGVRDRGLGAPLWRLVDFRPHVTEAERAGLEAALEASGLLDAWVRPDGSAVSADGHDVLLDPMGTRRGGGLDRALCPAVNHADVRAAAVGEGTVERLLAWIGLAGKNGDRSEGPSWEAEGNDTWVSTDGRFRVGALTGSWAKDSAQYVGEGAREQARRARIGELRTELDALEAEREQLAEELGAVAERRGVLDAELAAVPGDDDLRHAHARVTAAADAAHRARTRQDERAAELALAAGNADRAAAELTETAAALNLPTDRTGLGSVRQALADHTACLAALWPALRERAEAEHAVFGEQAETGRAELRVFELAERRTEAARLAAAADERLTTLRSTVGAAVAELQRRLEETEAAVRVCESEQQRAQADFGDADRRASHAEGRIERLAEDVTEATAARERAIVALQRYASTGLLAVALPDVVVPDDEGGTWAATPAVNLARAIESQLSSVDDSDAAWERVQKRLSEEYGRLQDALSRHGHTATARPSEDGMRVDIVYQGRERAVPELADALATEVAELTRILSAHEREILQTHLITEVAGTLQELIGAAERQVRAMNRELEERPTSTGMKLRLVWRASRRAPQGLTQARERLRQSADAWSPQDRAAVGAFLQEQIARRQADDSAGSWLEDLTAALDYRAWHEFGVERHQHGKWVPATGPASGGERVLAASVPLFAAASSHYASAGGAHAPRLVTLDEAFAGVDDDSRAKCLGLLRAFDLDVVMTSEREWACYPQVPGIAIAQLSRVDDIAAVLVTRWEWDGSDRRRGTEPGGQASASTGPSHAAVSDGAAAGADRPSAGPGRTAVADGTGEQESLWT, via the coding sequence GTGAACCGCGCCTTGACCGCGCTCCCCAGCCCAGCACCCGGCCGGTGGCGGCCCCTGCGCATCGGGCTCGTCGACCTGTTCCACTACGACGTCGAGGAGTTCTGGTTCCGCGACGGCCGTCTGCTGCTGCGCGGCAACAACGGCACCGGCAAGTCGAAGGTGCTCGCCCTCACCCTGCCGTTCCTGCTGGACGGCGACCTCTCCGCCCGACGCGTCGAGCCCGACGGCGACCCGGGCAAGCGGATGGAATGGAACCTGCTCCTGGGTGGCGAACACCCACATCCGGAACGGCTCGGCTACACCTGGATCGAGTTCGGACGGCTCGACGAGACCACGGGTGAGCCGCATTTCCGTACGCTGCTCTGCGGGCTGAAGGCGGTCGCCGGACGCGGCATCGCCCGCCACTGGTTCGCGCTGACGGACCAGCGGATCGGCGCAGGCCTCGACTTGCTGGACGCGACCGGCACGGCTCTGTCCCGGGACCGGCTCGCGGAGGCCGTCGGCAGCCGCGGCATGGTGTACGACACCGCGAAGACGTACCGCAGAGCGGTCGACGAAGCTCTCTTCGGGCTGGGGGAGCGGCGCTACGGCGCGCTCGTAGACCTCCTGATCCAGCTGCGCCAGCCCCAGTTGTCCAAGCGCCCCAACGAAGCCGCCCTGTCCCGGGCGCTGACGGAGGCGCTGCCGCCGATGGACCAGGCGGTCATCGCCGACGCGGCGGAGGCGTTCAGGTCGCTGGACGAGGAGAAGGAGGAGCTGCGGGCGGCCCGCGAGGCCGAGCAGGCCTCGTCGGGGTTCCTCGACCACTACCGGCGCTACGCCCGTATCGCCTCCCGGCGCCGGGCCCGCCTGCCCCGCCGCGAACACGCCCGGTACGAGCACCTCCAGCGTGAACTCCTCAAGGCACAGGGCGACCGCGATCGGGCTGTGGCGGACCGGACGGAGGCCCAGGCGAGGGGCGCCGCACTCGACGAGCGGGCCGCGCGGCTGAGCACCCAGGACGCCGCACTGCGGTCCGGACCCGAGATGCGTGACGCCCGCGCACTCGATCAGGCGGCGGTCGACGCCTCCCGCACGGCAGGAGAACTGACGCGTGCCGAGGCGGACCGGCAGACGGCGGCCGAAGCACACACCCGGGCCCTGGGCCGGCTCGCCACCGCGAGTAATCGGCTCACCGCGGCTCAGGAGACCCTGGACGACATCCAGGGCCGCGTGGCGGAGAGTGCCGCGGCGGCCCGGCTCGACGTCCCCAGGACACAGGGAGCCCCCGATGCGGCCCTGCGCCGGAAAGCGGACGAGGCGACAGCGAGCAGGCGGCGCGCCGTCGAGCATGTGGAGGATCTCGCCACGCGGGGCGAGCGGACCGAGGAGACGCGCAGGGCCGCCCAGCTGCGCGCCGACGAGGCCGACGAGGAGGTCGTGCACAGCAGGGAGCGGCTGGCCGAGGCGGAGGAGAGCGTCGCCGAGGCAGGACGTGTGCTGATCACGGCCGTGAAGGAACATCTCTCCGGGTGCGTGGAACTGCGCGTCCCCGGACTGCCGGGGGTCCTGGACGCGGTTCAGGACTGGGCGAGCAGTCTGGACGGCCCTCACCCGGCACGCGCGGCGGCGGCCGCACCCCATCGCACCGCCGCCTCTCAGCTGGCCGACCGGGCGGCCGGTCTGACCCACCGCGAGGCGGCGAGGGCGGAACGCCGGCGGCTGGCGGCCGAGGAGCTGACCGCCCTCGAATCGGGCGGGGAGCGCGGTCCGTTTGCTCCGTACACGCGCACTCCCGGTGTCCGGGACCGAGGCCTCGGCGCCCCGCTGTGGCGACTCGTCGACTTCCGTCCGCACGTCACCGAGGCCGAACGCGCGGGACTGGAAGCCGCGCTGGAGGCGTCGGGGCTCCTCGACGCCTGGGTACGGCCGGACGGCTCCGCGGTCTCAGCGGACGGCCACGACGTGCTGCTCGACCCCATGGGCACGCGCAGAGGGGGCGGCCTCGACCGCGCGCTGTGCCCGGCGGTCAACCACGCGGACGTGCGGGCCGCCGCCGTGGGGGAAGGGACGGTCGAGCGCCTGCTCGCCTGGATCGGGCTGGCCGGAAAGAACGGCGACAGGTCCGAAGGGCCCTCCTGGGAGGCCGAAGGCAACGACACCTGGGTCTCCACGGACGGGCGTTTCCGCGTTGGCGCGCTGACCGGAAGCTGGGCCAAGGACAGTGCCCAGTACGTGGGAGAAGGAGCGCGGGAACAAGCGCGCCGCGCCCGGATCGGCGAACTGCGCACCGAACTGGACGCGTTGGAGGCGGAGCGGGAGCAGCTGGCCGAGGAACTGGGCGCCGTGGCCGAGCGTCGAGGCGTGCTCGACGCCGAACTCGCGGCGGTACCGGGCGACGACGACCTGCGTCATGCCCACGCACGCGTCACCGCCGCGGCCGACGCGGCTCACCGGGCCCGTACCCGGCAGGACGAGCGGGCCGCAGAACTGGCTCTGGCGGCCGGGAACGCCGACCGTGCGGCGGCCGAGCTCACCGAGACCGCGGCCGCCCTGAACCTCCCCACCGACAGGACGGGACTGGGCTCCGTGCGCCAGGCGCTCGCCGACCACACCGCTTGCCTGGCGGCGCTGTGGCCGGCGCTGCGTGAACGCGCCGAGGCCGAGCACGCGGTCTTCGGTGAGCAGGCGGAGACCGGCCGGGCCGAACTCCGCGTCTTCGAACTCGCGGAGCGCAGGACAGAAGCGGCCCGCCTCGCCGCGGCGGCGGACGAGCGCCTCACGACACTCCGCTCCACCGTCGGAGCAGCCGTCGCCGAACTGCAGCGGCGGCTGGAGGAGACAGAGGCGGCGGTACGCGTCTGCGAGAGCGAACAGCAGCGCGCCCAGGCGGACTTCGGCGACGCGGACCGGCGTGCCAGCCACGCCGAGGGGCGCATCGAGCGGCTCGCAGAGGACGTCACCGAGGCGACCGCCGCGCGTGAACGTGCCATCGTGGCTCTTCAGCGGTACGCCTCGACAGGATTGCTCGCCGTTGCCCTTCCCGACGTCGTCGTACCGGACGACGAGGGAGGGACGTGGGCGGCGACCCCGGCTGTCAACCTCGCTCGCGCCATCGAGTCCCAGCTCTCCTCGGTCGACGACTCGGACGCGGCCTGGGAGCGCGTACAGAAACGGCTGAGCGAGGAGTACGGCAGGCTACAGGACGCGCTGTCCCGGCACGGCCACACCGCCACCGCCCGTCCGAGCGAGGACGGCATGCGGGTCGACATCGTCTACCAGGGCCGTGAACGGGCCGTTCCCGAACTCGCCGACGCCCTCGCCACCGAGGTCGCCGAGCTGACCCGCATCCTGTCCGCGCACGAGCGCGAGATCCTTCAGACCCATCTGATCACCGAGGTCGCCGGCACGCTCCAGGAACTGATCGGTGCCGCCGAACGGCAGGTGCGCGCCATGAACAGGGAACTGGAGGAGCGCCCGACCTCGACCGGAATGAAGTTGCGGCTGGTGTGGCGGGCGTCGCGCCGGGCCCCGCAGGGACTGACACAGGCCCGTGAACGGCTGCGCCAGTCCGCCGACGCGTGGTCGCCACAGGACAGGGCCGCGGTCGGCGCGTTCCTCCAGGAACAGATCGCCCGTCGGCAGGCCGACGACAGCGCCGGCAGCTGGCTGGAGGATCTCACTGCCGCCCTCGACTACCGGGCTTGGCACGAGTTCGGCGTCGAACGTCACCAGCACGGGAAATGGGTACCGGCCACCGGGCCCGCCTCGGGCGGCGAACGGGTCCTGGCGGCGTCCGTGCCTCTCTTCGCCGCGGCGTCCTCCCACTACGCGAGCGCGGGCGGCGCCCACGCCCCACGCCTGGTCACTCTGGACGAGGCGTTCGCCGGCGTGGACGACGACTCGCGCGCCAAGTGCCTCGGCCTGCTGCGCGCCTTCGACCTCGACGTCGTCATGACCAGCGAACGGGAATGGGCCTGCTACCCCCAGGTCCCCGGAATCGCCATCGCACAACTTTCGCGCGTCGACGACATCGCCGCCGTGCTGGTGACCCGGTGGGAGTGGGACGGGAGCGATCGACGGCGTGGCACGGAGCCCGGCGGACAGGCGAGCGCTTCCACAGGGCCCTCTCATGCCGCCGTCTCGGACGGAGCGGCCGCTGGGGCGGACAGGCCGTCAGCCGGGCCGGGACGGACTGCCGTCGCCGACGGCACCGGAGAACAGGAGTCCCTGTGGACGTGA
- a CDS encoding TIGR02679 family protein produces MPSATPQNGEQVDAERLGRLLGDPGLAWLVDRARQRMARGRPLTGPLTLSHPDESQRRAAESLLGRVPRAGRSLTVRLDTVDAILRRSGVSPDGLGVAVVALTGPVTLHAATRDKEERAWEEAYAPLGTLDAELADWAERIRRDGLVRRLARTPEAAGPLVDAAVRALRSLPVSPPMSRATFAARNLAGAHALDEGTPLAALVLSGLRSVTGFPDGAGAEWRREAWASAGLLRDDVSSTVLSLNLRGTPSLDWMADTGEPAVLTLRSLTRHTPVPVVTTTGTVHVCENPAVLSAAADTFGRACPPMVCLQGQPSAAALTLLRGLSAQGAGLLYHGDFDWGGVRIATALRRSVPWRPWRYTAAHYRAAAARVTEVPDLTGAPAATPWDPALAVALAERGVRVEEEVVLDDLLSDLERQAH; encoded by the coding sequence GTGCCTTCCGCGACACCGCAGAACGGCGAACAGGTCGACGCCGAACGCCTCGGCCGGCTGCTCGGTGATCCCGGCCTGGCCTGGCTCGTGGACCGCGCCCGGCAGCGGATGGCACGCGGCCGACCACTCACCGGCCCCCTCACCCTGTCCCATCCCGACGAATCCCAACGTCGTGCTGCGGAGAGTTTGTTGGGACGCGTACCAAGAGCCGGTCGTTCTCTGACCGTTCGACTCGACACGGTGGATGCGATCCTGCGCCGCTCCGGTGTCAGCCCTGACGGACTGGGGGTCGCCGTGGTGGCACTCACCGGCCCCGTCACCCTGCACGCGGCGACACGGGACAAGGAGGAGCGGGCCTGGGAGGAGGCGTACGCCCCGCTCGGCACCCTCGACGCCGAGCTGGCCGACTGGGCGGAGCGGATCCGCAGGGACGGTCTCGTACGGCGCCTCGCGCGCACACCGGAAGCCGCCGGGCCCCTGGTGGACGCTGCCGTGCGCGCGCTGCGTTCGCTGCCCGTGTCACCCCCGATGTCACGCGCCACGTTCGCGGCGCGAAACCTCGCGGGCGCCCACGCCCTGGACGAGGGGACACCGCTCGCCGCTCTCGTCCTGTCGGGGCTCCGTTCCGTCACGGGCTTCCCTGACGGCGCCGGTGCCGAATGGCGACGGGAAGCATGGGCTTCGGCGGGCCTGCTCAGGGACGACGTGTCATCGACCGTCCTCTCCCTCAACCTGCGGGGCACCCCGTCCCTCGACTGGATGGCCGATACCGGTGAGCCCGCGGTCCTGACGCTGCGTTCCCTCACCCGTCACACGCCAGTCCCCGTCGTCACGACCACGGGAACCGTCCACGTCTGCGAGAACCCGGCCGTCCTGTCCGCCGCCGCCGACACCTTCGGCCGGGCTTGCCCGCCCATGGTGTGTCTCCAGGGACAGCCCTCAGCCGCCGCGCTCACTCTGCTGCGTGGCCTGTCCGCCCAGGGAGCCGGGCTTCTTTACCACGGCGACTTCGACTGGGGCGGCGTGCGCATCGCTACGGCGCTGCGACGAAGTGTCCCGTGGCGGCCATGGCGTTACACAGCCGCTCACTATCGGGCGGCGGCGGCCAGAGTGACCGAGGTCCCGGACCTGACGGGCGCGCCCGCCGCTACTCCGTGGGATCCGGCTCTGGCCGTCGCTCTCGCCGAACGCGGTGTTCGTGTCGAAGAAGAGGTGGTGCTCGACGATTTGCTGTCGGATTTGGAGAGGCAGGCTCATTGA
- a CDS encoding ABC transporter ATP-binding protein, translating to MAQLDIVDVGHSYTPGAEEKQWALRPLRLTFEAGKTYALVGPSGCGKTTLLNILSGLVKPSQGQVLFDGVDVTALPTKARNIAQVFQFPVIYHSMTVYENLAFPLQCRRWDKARIDAKVHQVAEALDLDDRLGQPARRLTADDKQLISLGRGLVRDDVAAVLMDEPLTVIDPQLKHSLRRKIREITEQFQPTVIYVTHDQYEAMSIAQEVLVMRDGQAMQQGTPEQLFEAPSSAYVGYFIGSPAMNFLTLDRAHQEFTLGGRTLAVAWDIPESTSEVQVGIRPEYVKVVTEPGPNTFTARLRGVQDHGPQRVLEIDVAGQPMKAKVPREDGVPAIEEFLVHLPRAKALPYSDGYLVLQS from the coding sequence ATGGCGCAGTTGGACATCGTCGACGTCGGGCACAGCTACACGCCCGGTGCCGAAGAGAAGCAGTGGGCCCTCAGGCCACTGAGGCTGACCTTCGAGGCCGGCAAGACATACGCACTGGTGGGGCCGTCGGGCTGCGGCAAGACGACGCTGCTGAACATCCTGTCCGGGCTGGTCAAACCGTCACAGGGCCAGGTCCTGTTCGACGGCGTCGACGTCACGGCTCTGCCGACGAAGGCGCGCAACATCGCCCAGGTCTTCCAGTTCCCCGTCATCTACCACTCGATGACCGTGTACGAGAACCTCGCCTTCCCGCTGCAGTGCCGCCGGTGGGACAAGGCGAGGATCGATGCCAAGGTCCATCAGGTGGCCGAGGCGCTGGACCTGGACGACCGGCTGGGGCAGCCCGCCCGGCGGCTCACCGCGGACGACAAGCAGCTGATCTCGCTCGGCCGTGGCCTTGTCCGTGACGACGTGGCGGCCGTGCTGATGGACGAGCCCCTGACCGTCATCGATCCGCAGCTGAAGCACTCTTTGAGGCGGAAGATCCGCGAGATCACCGAGCAGTTCCAGCCCACAGTTATCTACGTTACCCACGACCAGTACGAAGCCATGAGCATTGCGCAGGAAGTGCTGGTCATGAGGGACGGCCAGGCCATGCAGCAGGGCACTCCGGAGCAGCTCTTCGAGGCGCCCTCATCAGCATACGTCGGCTACTTCATCGGATCACCGGCCATGAACTTCCTCACCCTGGACCGGGCGCACCAGGAGTTCACCCTCGGAGGCCGGACCCTTGCCGTGGCGTGGGACATCCCGGAGAGCACCAGCGAGGTCCAGGTGGGAATCCGGCCCGAGTACGTCAAGGTCGTCACGGAACCCGGGCCGAACACCTTTACCGCCAGGCTTCGCGGTGTCCAGGACCACGGCCCTCAGCGCGTGCTCGAGATCGACGTGGCCGGCCAGCCCATGAAGGCGAAGGTGCCACGAGAGGACGGGGTTCCTGCGATCGAGGAATTCCTGGTGCATCTACCTCGCGCGAAGGCGCTTCCCTATTCGGACGGTTACCTGGTTCTCCAGTCGTAG
- a CDS encoding extracellular solute-binding protein has product MRNNSYKGMIAAAAVVALTATGCTGQDKAESKPDKPALFKQGSDISYRKYGEDYPATKVKDVPGSCSYESISRKDYSGQTLKIISHAVPVIGEPTKLHARQFEEITGAKVEVVNVPFGELHQKILTPLQANQPAYDVMFYPSLWIGDMAPYLAPVPQEYLDTPGMKDVTKAYMDVATWNGQVVQYPVDGDRHYLKVRTDVLKDPKQQAAYKAATGKDLRTPKTWAEYQEVAKFFSGKDVDGDGKPNFGSAEVTKRDDLTFSAFISRAAPYVKNPDVKGGVFFDLDTMKPLINTPGFVRALDDMVKAKSTWAPGGANFGLGDEIFSFGGGQTLMSYSWDDAFIQAQQPDSKIRNKIEAAALPGSTEVYNRTKKAWDKKPNQAPYFTWGWTSAVSKASGHQKMAFDYLCFFSNEANTALDLTIGRFGVNPYRNAHFDAAFWEKQGWDKDVAKSYVQTLSGMEKSTNRVFDLRVPGVNQYMSALANGVAAALAGQKTPQQALDEAAREWAKITEQIGKDTVHDAYRNVVALEDYR; this is encoded by the coding sequence ATGCGCAACAACTCGTACAAGGGCATGATCGCCGCCGCGGCCGTCGTGGCCCTCACCGCCACAGGATGTACCGGCCAGGACAAGGCGGAGAGCAAGCCCGACAAGCCGGCGCTGTTCAAGCAGGGTTCGGACATCAGCTACAGAAAGTACGGCGAGGACTACCCGGCCACGAAGGTCAAGGACGTACCGGGTTCCTGCAGTTACGAGTCGATCAGCCGTAAGGACTACTCCGGGCAGACGCTGAAGATCATCAGCCATGCCGTCCCCGTCATCGGCGAGCCGACCAAGCTGCATGCCAGGCAGTTCGAGGAGATCACCGGGGCGAAGGTGGAGGTGGTCAACGTCCCGTTCGGGGAGCTGCACCAGAAGATCCTCACGCCCCTGCAAGCGAACCAGCCGGCGTACGACGTCATGTTCTACCCCTCCTTGTGGATCGGCGACATGGCCCCGTATCTGGCCCCGGTGCCGCAGGAGTACCTGGACACCCCCGGCATGAAGGACGTCACGAAGGCCTATATGGACGTGGCCACCTGGAACGGGCAGGTCGTGCAGTACCCCGTGGACGGTGACCGGCATTACCTCAAGGTCCGCACGGACGTACTGAAGGACCCGAAGCAGCAGGCGGCGTACAAGGCGGCCACTGGCAAGGACCTGCGCACGCCCAAGACGTGGGCCGAATACCAGGAGGTCGCCAAGTTCTTCAGCGGCAAGGACGTCGACGGCGACGGCAAGCCCAACTTCGGCAGTGCCGAGGTGACCAAGCGTGACGACCTGACGTTCTCCGCCTTCATCAGCCGGGCGGCACCGTACGTGAAGAACCCGGACGTCAAGGGGGGCGTCTTCTTCGACCTGGACACCATGAAGCCTCTGATCAACACCCCCGGCTTCGTACGCGCTCTCGACGACATGGTGAAGGCCAAGTCGACCTGGGCACCCGGTGGCGCCAACTTCGGTCTGGGCGACGAGATCTTCTCCTTCGGAGGCGGCCAGACGCTGATGTCCTACTCATGGGACGACGCGTTCATCCAGGCCCAGCAGCCGGACAGCAAGATACGCAACAAGATCGAAGCGGCGGCGCTGCCCGGTTCCACCGAGGTCTACAACCGCACCAAAAAGGCGTGGGACAAGAAGCCGAACCAGGCTCCGTACTTCACCTGGGGGTGGACCTCGGCGGTGTCCAAGGCCTCGGGCCACCAGAAGATGGCCTTCGACTACCTGTGCTTCTTCAGCAACGAGGCCAATACCGCCCTCGACCTGACCATCGGCCGCTTCGGCGTCAATCCCTACCGCAACGCCCACTTCGATGCGGCGTTCTGGGAGAAGCAGGGCTGGGACAAGGACGTCGCGAAGTCGTACGTGCAGACGCTCTCCGGCATGGAGAAGAGCACCAACCGCGTCTTCGACCTGCGTGTCCCCGGCGTCAACCAGTACATGTCCGCGCTGGCCAACGGCGTCGCCGCAGCTCTGGCGGGGCAGAAGACGCCGCAGCAGGCGCTGGACGAGGCGGCCAGGGAATGGGCCAAGATCACCGAGCAGATCGGCAAGGACACCGTCCACGACGCCTATCGCAACGTGGTCGCGCTCGAGGACTACCGCTGA
- a CDS encoding carbohydrate ABC transporter permease: MYGLRRHKSMFLLPGLLTLLLIIIFPLLFTIRVSFSGWNVSSPQMDFIAGANYATMLHDSRFWSSIMRLILLAGGTVLIQYVIGFGMALLVWRDVRGRRFWRVLFLVPMMTTPVVMAAIWQMIFHESLGPLNDLLGMLGLTKVAWLTESGPALVALMTVEVWQWTPFMFLLLLAGLLSLPKEPFMAAAIDGADVWRTFWRVTFPLMAPVSVAAVIIRLIEASKLSDSVYVLTSGGPGSSTETPGYYLYIQGLRDQQTGYSGAMSLTYLVLMIVTLTVVAALLTRALKLKGHS, translated from the coding sequence ATGTACGGCCTGCGCCGGCACAAGAGCATGTTCCTGCTCCCAGGACTGCTCACACTCCTACTGATCATCATCTTCCCCCTTCTGTTCACGATTCGCGTGAGCTTCTCCGGCTGGAACGTCAGCAGCCCTCAGATGGACTTCATCGCAGGGGCCAACTACGCCACGATGCTGCACGACAGCCGCTTCTGGTCGTCGATCATGCGCCTGATCCTGCTGGCCGGCGGCACCGTCCTGATCCAGTACGTCATCGGATTCGGCATGGCCCTGCTCGTCTGGCGCGATGTACGCGGCCGCAGGTTCTGGCGGGTGCTGTTCCTCGTCCCCATGATGACCACTCCCGTCGTGATGGCCGCCATCTGGCAGATGATCTTCCACGAGTCGCTGGGGCCGCTGAACGATCTACTCGGGATGCTGGGCCTGACCAAGGTTGCCTGGCTCACCGAGTCCGGGCCGGCGCTGGTCGCGCTGATGACCGTCGAGGTCTGGCAGTGGACCCCCTTCATGTTCCTGCTGCTGCTGGCCGGCCTGCTGAGCCTTCCCAAGGAACCGTTCATGGCCGCCGCGATCGACGGCGCCGACGTGTGGCGCACCTTTTGGAGGGTGACCTTCCCGCTGATGGCGCCGGTGTCGGTCGCGGCGGTCATCATCCGGCTGATCGAGGCCTCCAAGCTCTCCGACAGCGTCTACGTGCTGACCTCCGGTGGACCGGGCTCCTCCACGGAGACTCCGGGCTACTACCTCTACATCCAGGGGCTGCGGGATCAGCAGACCGGCTACAGCGGGGCGATGTCCCTGACCTACCTGGTCCTGATGATCGTCACGCTCACCGTTGTCGCCGCCTTGCTCACCAGGGCCCTCAAGCTGAAGGGGCACTCATGA
- a CDS encoding ABC transporter ATP-binding protein, with the protein MTLSATDLSLTIDGVDHLKSVTAIFEPGRLHTVIGRTMAGKTTLLRALAGLQVVDSGSLTRDGADLLRTPVWRRDTAMVYQQFINYPHLSVFGNVAFPLRRQGLSRDEIQRRVSKSLALVGLTGFERRKPSQLSGGQQQRVAVARALARGTGILLLDEPLANLDYKLREQLRDEFKTLFSDQGDTIVVYTTTEPAEAMMLGDVVLVMHEGRILQVGPPQEVFERPATTTVASIINDPPMNIFPGRIEGGQVTVAGFQATHVSAHLADLPDGAYQFGLRATDVSLASAGVEGAVTFVEISGSETFVHAAVGKTPFVIQIEGIHDVALGDLVKLRLRPERLYAFDEKGSLVRTPSYDLVSVGGR; encoded by the coding sequence ATGACCCTGAGTGCCACTGATCTGAGCCTGACCATCGATGGCGTCGACCATCTCAAGAGCGTGACCGCAATCTTTGAACCGGGACGGCTCCACACTGTCATCGGCCGGACCATGGCGGGAAAGACGACGCTGCTGCGGGCCCTGGCCGGGCTGCAGGTGGTGGACTCCGGCTCCCTGACCAGGGACGGAGCCGACCTCCTGAGAACGCCGGTCTGGCGGCGCGACACCGCCATGGTCTACCAGCAGTTCATCAACTACCCACATCTCAGCGTGTTCGGCAACGTGGCCTTCCCGCTCCGCCGCCAGGGACTGTCACGGGACGAGATCCAACGGCGGGTCAGCAAGAGCCTGGCGCTTGTCGGCCTGACCGGCTTCGAGCGGCGCAAGCCGTCGCAGCTCTCCGGCGGACAGCAGCAGCGCGTCGCCGTGGCGCGCGCCCTCGCACGCGGCACGGGAATTCTCCTGCTCGACGAGCCACTGGCCAACCTCGACTACAAACTGCGCGAACAGCTGCGCGACGAGTTCAAGACCCTCTTCTCGGACCAGGGCGACACAATAGTGGTCTATACGACGACCGAGCCCGCCGAGGCGATGATGCTCGGTGACGTGGTGCTGGTCATGCACGAGGGACGGATCCTCCAGGTCGGCCCCCCACAGGAGGTCTTCGAGCGCCCGGCGACGACCACGGTGGCATCCATCATCAACGACCCGCCCATGAACATCTTCCCTGGCCGGATCGAGGGCGGTCAGGTCACGGTGGCCGGCTTCCAGGCCACGCACGTATCCGCGCATCTCGCCGACCTGCCCGACGGCGCCTACCAGTTCGGCCTGCGGGCAACGGATGTCAGCCTGGCCTCCGCCGGTGTCGAGGGCGCGGTCACCTTCGTGGAGATCTCCGGCTCCGAGACCTTCGTTCACGCGGCTGTCGGCAAGACTCCGTTCGTCATACAGATCGAGGGCATCCATGACGTCGCTCTCGGTGACCTTGTGAAGCTCCGGCTACGCCCCGAGCGGCTGTACGCCTTCGACGAGAAGGGCTCGCTCGTGCGGACACCTTCGTACGATCTTGTTTCAGTGGGAGGGCGTTGA